From a single Capsicum annuum cultivar UCD-10X-F1 chromosome 12, UCD10Xv1.1, whole genome shotgun sequence genomic region:
- the LOC107851994 gene encoding uricase-2 isozyme 1, whose translation MGELRGLKLDQQHGKSRVRVARVWKEGDGKHHFSEWSVNISLLSNCLPAYFSGDNYDIVATDTMKNTVYAKAKECSEQLSAEDFAVVLAKHFTSFYQQVTGAIVNIVEKPWERVSINGQQHDHGFKLGSERHTTEVMVDKSGTLRMTSGIEGLSILKTTKSGFEGFIRDQYTMLPETRERMMATEVTASWRYSFESLSSLPLKPLYFTERYTDVKEVLLNTFFGPSKEGVYSPSVQATLHEMAKAVLERFPDISFIQLRMPNLHFLPVNLPSKDNPVIVKFDDDVYLPTDEPHGTIQATLSHIRSNM comes from the exons ATGGGGGAATTGAGGGGACTGAAACTGGATCAACAGCATGGAAAATCGAGAGTGAGAGTAGCTAGGGTTTGGAAAGAAGGAGATGGAAAACATCATTTTTCTGAATGGAGTGTTAACATCAGTCTCCTTTCCAATTGTTTGCCCGCTTATTTCTCCGGCGATAATTATGATATCGTCGCGACCGATACCATGAAGAACACT GTATATGCAAAAGCCAAGGAATGTTCAGAACAATTGTCAGCTGAAGATTTTGCCGTTGTACTTGCAAAGCACTTCACCTCCTTTTATCAGCAG GTCACTGGTGCAATTGTTAATATAGTTGAAAAGCCATGGGAACGCGTTAGCATAAACGGCCAACAACATGACCATG GTTTTAAGCTTGGCTCTGAGAGACACACAACTGAAGTAATGGTCGATAAATCAGGAACATTGCGCATGACATCTGGTATTGAAGGATTATCAATTCTGAAGACAACTAAG TCAGGTTTTGAAGGATTCATTAGGGACCAGTACACTATGTTGCCTGAAACACGGGAAAGGATGATGGCTACAGAAGTCACTGCATCTTGGAG GTACTCTTTTGAATCTCTCTCAAGTCTTCCCCTGAAGCCGCTGTATTTCACAGAGAGATACACGGATGTGAAAGAGGTTTTGCTTAACACGTTCTTTGGACCATCTAAGGAAGGAGTGTACAGTCCGTCTGTTCAAGCCACACTTCACGAAATGGCAAAGGCTGTTCTTGAAAG GTTTCCTGACATTTCATTCATTCAGTTGAGGATGCCAAATCTCCATTTTCTGCCTGTCAATTTGCCAAGCAAAGATAATCCAGTAATTGTCAAG TTTGACGATGATGTTTATTTGCCAACGGATGAACCACATGGAACAATTCAGGCGACTCTCAGTCATATCAGGTCAAACATGTGA
- the LOC124885190 gene encoding apoptosis-inducing factor homolog B-like, with the protein MVDSNLRVKGHNNIFGIGDITDIPELKQGYLAQSHAKIAAKNIALLTKGAKDEKLAIYKPATKALAIVSLGRKKAVAQFPCFSIAGRVPGMIKSGDLFVGNTRKGLGLQPNV; encoded by the exons ATGGTTGATTCAAATTTGAGGGTCAAAGGTCACAACAATATTTTTGGTATTGGGGATATCACTGATATTCCG GAACTTAAACAAGGATATTTGGCTCAAAGTCATGCAAAGATAGCTGCCAAGAACATCGCCTTGTTAACAAAGGGAGCAAAAGATGAGAAATTGGCTATATATAAGCCAGCTACTAAGGCACTTGCCATAGTTTCTCTTGGGAGAAAAAAAGCAGTGGCTCAGTTCCCTTGTTTCTCTATTGCTGGACGAGTCCCAGGAATGATAAAATCCGGGGATTTATTTGTTGGGAATACACGGAAAGGACTTGGCCTACAACCTAATGTTTAG